GTTCCCCTCTCCGCCTGAACGCCCAGGTTCCCCTCTCCGCCTGAACGCCCAGGTTCCCCTCCGCCTGAACgcccaggtccccctctccgcctgtacgcccaggtccccctctccgcctGTACGCCCAGGCGCCCCTCTCCGCCTGTACGCCCAGGCTCCCCTCTCCGCCTGTACGCCCAGGTTCCCCTCTCCGCCTGTACGCCCAGGTTCCCCTCTCCGCCTGAACGCCCAGGTTCCCCTCTCCGCCTGAACGCCCAGGTTCCCCTCTCCGCCTGAACGCCCAGGTTCCCCTCTCCGCCTGAACGCCCAGGTTCCCCTCTCCGCCTGAACGCCCAGGTTCCCCGCTCTGCCTGTACGCCCAGGTTACCCTCCGCCTGTACGTCCAGGCCCCGCTCCGCCCGGCTCTCAGTTCTGGTTTATTTTAAAGTACGAGTCCAAAGTGCGCTCTGAGCTGACCCGGGGCCGTTTACCCCCAGGTACTAACTGTCTCGCTGCCTTTTTCTTTAGGCATCCAGTGGAGCTGGCAGGAGCCTGTGggctgggagggggtgaggggggcgcAGAGAGGGACTTTTGCAGGTCAAGAGCAAAATGGAAATCCTCGTGCTCAGGCATTTCCCAGGGAGCCTTGTGCTCACCACACTTCACACACCGTAGCAGCAACTCTGGAGAGAGGGCCGCAGAGGATGGCCAAGGCTGGGGAAGGGACTGGGGTTCCTCAAGGGGGGATCCGGGGGTCTCTAGGGTGTGGACTCGGTGAGACTCCGCAAGGGGGGATCCGGGGGTCTCTGGGAAGTGGACTCGGTGAGACTCCGCGAGGGGGGATCCGGGGGTCTCTGGGAAGTGGACTCGGTGAGACTCCGCAAGGGGGGATCCGGGGGTCTCTGGGGTGTGGACTCGGTGAGACTCCGCAAGGGGGGATCCGGGGGTCTCTGGGAAGTGGACTCGGTGAGACTCCGCAAGGGGGGATCCGGGGGTCTCTGGGAAGTGGACTCGGTGAGACTCCGCGAGAGGGGATCCGGGGGTCTCTGGGAAGTGGACTCGGTGAGACTCCGCAAGGGGGGATCCGGGGGTCTCTGGGAAGTGGACTCGGTGAGACTCCGCAAGGGGGGATCCGGGGGTCTCTGGGAAGTGGACTCGGTGAGACTCGGCAAGGGGGGATCCGGGGGTCTCTGGGAAGTGGACTCGGTGAGACGCCGCAAGGGGGGATCCGGGGGTCTCTGGGAAGTGGACTCGGTGAGACTCCGCAAGGGGGGATCCGGGGGTCTCTGGGAAGTGGACTCGGTGAGACTCCTCGAGGGGGGATCCAACGAGGGCTTTGCTCTTGAAGAATGATGGTCTCATTGGGAAACTTTGTCCAGTTGTCACGTGACCTTTGAGTGAGGACAGCCCGGTCACAGGGGTCGTTGTGGCATCAGGACATGACCTGACCCTCTGGAAGTACGAAGCAATAGTTCCTGCTCCGGGCTTCCTGTGCCCGGCACTGCCCTGTGCCACCTTCCCTGAGGGAGCTCCCTCCGCCCCAGCCCCTCCCTCCGCCTGGGATGGAGAGCTGCGACTGGCTGCCTGTCGGGATCTTCCATCGTCGCTGAGGAACTGACTGATGCGCATTGCTGAGGTTGGGAAGGGTTCAGAGAATTTACTGGTGGCCAGGCAGAGACTGGTGACAGCTGGGAACCTGAGTGAGAAAAGAGTCCAGGAATCAAAACCAGTCATAAatatctcatcaactccctcatcccaacgcccc
The genomic region above belongs to Carcharodon carcharias isolate sCarCar2 chromosome 5, sCarCar2.pri, whole genome shotgun sequence and contains:
- the polh gene encoding DNA polymerase eta isoform X2; amino-acid sequence: METVGRGQDRVVALIDMDCFYVQVEQKSDPELRGKPCAVAQYKTWQGGGIIAVSYEARAYGVTRGMRGVEAKKKCPQLLLARIPEAHGKADLSKYREASVQVIAVMSRFAVIERASIDEAYVDLTAAARQRVRQIQGQRLDRSLLKTTFVEGFTQHHPVQQSGDPAAQREEQRRAGIEAWLDSLPGHCDQDSPDLQLTAGALIVEEMRAAVEAETGYRCSAGISHNKVLAKLSCGLNKPNRQTLLPMCSVTGLFDTLPIGKMSWLFDLCRGVEFEPVRARQLPKSIGCSKNFLGTEALSSCEQVKHWLLQLATELEERLNKDREQNQRVGKLLSVVVRLEGAGKSTSFSRCCALSQYQSQRIAKDALSLIKGFNRAASHQAAWFPAVTSLCLATSKFSEPFPTSAMRISQFLSDDGRSRQAASRSSPSQAEGGAGAEGAPSGKVAQGSAGHRKPGAGTIASYFQRVRSCPDATTTPVTGLSSLKGHVTTGQSFPMRPSFFKSKALVGSPLEESHRVHFPETPGSPLAESHRVHFPETPGSPLAASHRVHFPETPGSPLAESHRVHFPETPGSPLAESHRVHFPETPGSPLAESHRVHFPETPGSPLAESHRVHFPETPGSPLAESHRVHFPETPGSPLAESHRVHTPETPGSPLAESHRVHFPETPGSPLAESHRVHFPETPGSPLAESHRVHTLETPGSPLEEPQSLPQPWPSSAALSPELLLRCVKCGEHKAPWEMPEHEDFHFALDLQKSLSAPPSPPPSPQAPASSTGCLKKKAARQLVPGGKRPRVSSERTLDSYFKINQN
- the polh gene encoding DNA polymerase eta isoform X1 gives rise to the protein METVGRGQDRVVALIDMDCFYVQVEQKSDPELRGKPCAVAQYKTWQGGGIIAVSYEARAYGVTRGMRGVEAKKKCPQLLLARIPEAHGKADLSKYREASVQVIAVMSRFAVIERASIDEAYVDLTAAARQRVRQIQGQRLDRSLLKTTFVEGFTQHHPVQQSGDPAAQREEQRRAGIEAWLDSLPGHCDQDSPDLQLTAGALIVEEMRAAVEAETGYRCSAGISHNKVLAKLSCGLNKPNRQTLLPMCSVTGLFDTLPIGKIRNLGGKLGESVTQQLNVKYVGQLREFPERQLQAEFGERTGSWLFDLCRGVEFEPVRARQLPKSIGCSKNFLGTEALSSCEQVKHWLLQLATELEERLNKDREQNQRVGKLLSVVVRLEGAGKSTSFSRCCALSQYQSQRIAKDALSLIKGFNRAASHQAAWFPAVTSLCLATSKFSEPFPTSAMRISQFLSDDGRSRQAASRSSPSQAEGGAGAEGAPSGKVAQGSAGHRKPGAGTIASYFQRVRSCPDATTTPVTGLSSLKGHVTTGQSFPMRPSFFKSKALVGSPLEESHRVHFPETPGSPLAESHRVHFPETPGSPLAASHRVHFPETPGSPLAESHRVHFPETPGSPLAESHRVHFPETPGSPLAESHRVHFPETPGSPLAESHRVHFPETPGSPLAESHRVHFPETPGSPLAESHRVHTPETPGSPLAESHRVHFPETPGSPLAESHRVHFPETPGSPLAESHRVHTLETPGSPLEEPQSLPQPWPSSAALSPELLLRCVKCGEHKAPWEMPEHEDFHFALDLQKSLSAPPSPPPSPQAPASSTGCLKKKAARQLVPGGKRPRVSSERTLDSYFKINQN
- the polh gene encoding DNA polymerase eta isoform X3, with translation MARPTSAMIERASIDEAYVDLTAAARQRVRQIQGQRLDRSLLKTTFVEGFTQHHPVQQSGDPAAQREEQRRAGIEAWLDSLPGHCDQDSPDLQLTAGALIVEEMRAAVEAETGYRCSAGISHNKVLAKLSCGLNKPNRQTLLPMCSVTGLFDTLPIGKIRNLGGKLGESVTQQLNVKYVGQLREFPERQLQAEFGERTGSWLFDLCRGVEFEPVRARQLPKSIGCSKNFLGTEALSSCEQVKHWLLQLATELEERLNKDREQNQRVGKLLSVVVRLEGAGKSTSFSRCCALSQYQSQRIAKDALSLIKGFNRAASHQAAWFPAVTSLCLATSKFSEPFPTSAMRISQFLSDDGRSRQAASRSSPSQAEGGAGAEGAPSGKVAQGSAGHRKPGAGTIASYFQRVRSCPDATTTPVTGLSSLKGHVTTGQSFPMRPSFFKSKALVGSPLEESHRVHFPETPGSPLAESHRVHFPETPGSPLAASHRVHFPETPGSPLAESHRVHFPETPGSPLAESHRVHFPETPGSPLAESHRVHFPETPGSPLAESHRVHFPETPGSPLAESHRVHFPETPGSPLAESHRVHTPETPGSPLAESHRVHFPETPGSPLAESHRVHFPETPGSPLAESHRVHTLETPGSPLEEPQSLPQPWPSSAALSPELLLRCVKCGEHKAPWEMPEHEDFHFALDLQKSLSAPPSPPPSPQAPASSTGCLKKKAARQLVPGGKRPRVSSERTLDSYFKINQN